In Mytilus edulis chromosome 6, xbMytEdul2.2, whole genome shotgun sequence, the following proteins share a genomic window:
- the LOC139526695 gene encoding transcription factor hamlet-like, protein MDAKFSCEFCDLSFTKKRNKKRHEKEIHGQRKKNSHCDICNSSFGRKSDLKRHVRKFHSDENKGHQEVPAEKEELLVKIPDYSDISDDDIEWDDNNNITSDYNFPDRNANGDATTSCTYEADNCVTVEKENCNLDGFCVVDDDFLDITEEEFTDMKSNLVVEEEVKTVTLTLIKTEQKFLDGSVKVKKETCIGYTENVDKNRLNVPDIVTEVTNLINDVVDSNNNVPEMFYNL, encoded by the coding sequence ATGGATGCAAAGTTTAGTTGTGAATTTTGTGATTTGTCATTTACAaagaaaaggaataaaaagagACATGAAAAGGAAATTCATGGACAAAGAAAGAAGAATAGTCATTGTGACATATGTAATTCTAGTTTTGGAAGGAAAAGTGACCTTAAAAGGCATGTTAGGAAATTCCATAGTGATGAAAATAAAGGACATCAGGAAGTTCCAGCAGAAAAGGAAGAATTACTTGTTAAAATTCCTGATTATTCTGACATTTCGGATGATGATATTGAATGGGATGATAACAATAACATTACTAGTGATTATAATTTTCCTGATAGAAATGCCAACGGAGACGcaactacatcatgtacatatgaAGCTGATAATTGTGTAACAGTAGAAAAAGAAAACTGCAACTTAGATGGCTTTTGTGTAGTGGATGATGACTTTCTTGATATAACGGAAGAAGAATTTACAGACATGAAATCTAATTTAGTAGTAGAGGAAGAAGTGAAAACAGTAACACTAACATTGATAAAGACTGAACAGAAATTCTTGGACGGCTCCGTCAAGGTCAAAAAGGAAACGTGTATTGGCTACACAGAGAATGTTGACAAGAATAGGTTAAATGTGCCGGATATTGTAACAGAAGTTACTAATTTAATCAATGATGTTGTGGATTCAAACAACAATGTACCTGAGATGTTTTATAATCTTTAA